A portion of the Sabethes cyaneus chromosome 3, idSabCyanKW18_F2, whole genome shotgun sequence genome contains these proteins:
- the LOC128741627 gene encoding cytoplasmic protein NCK1: protein MAGNIKQDDVCYVVAKYDYAAQGAQELDLRKNERYLLLDDSKHWWRVQNSHNQSGYVPSNYVKKEKKSVSLFDSFKKKVKKGSSGSKTLPNCSPSRQVDSPTMSRRLPPDPSEAIASTPIGTAIVKYNYQAQQQDELSLIKGTRILILEKSNDGWWRGQSGSATGWFPSNYTTEETEDDTVHTYAMAENVLDIVVALYSFNSNNDTELSFEKGDRLEILDRPVTDPEWYKARNNNGQIGLVPRNYLQELSEYLAQPYRSNNGSGPDSLDRRPNDQQANNNNSNSANSNNNNSQQLDRPPLTGKSWYYGAITRSQCDTVLNTHGHDGDYLIRDSETNMGDYSVSLKAPGRNKHFRVHVEGNMYCIGQRKFHTLDQLVDHYQRAPIYTNKQGEKLYLVRPLPKANGT, encoded by the exons ATGGCAGGAAATATTAAACAAG ATGATGTATGCTACGTCGTAGCCAAGTATGATTACGCCGCGCAAGGTGCTCAAGAACTAGATCttaggaaaaacgaaagatacTTGCTGTTAGACGACAGCAAACATTGGTGGCGTGTTCAAAACTCACATAACCAGTCCGGTTATGTGCCTAGTAACTATGttaagaaagagaaaaagtcAGTGTCCCTGTTTGATAGCTTTAAGAAGAAGGTTAAAAAAGGCTCTTCGGGTAGTAAAACGCTTCCAAATTGTTCGCCATCCCGTCAAGTCGATAGTCCAACGATGAGCAGGAGATTGCCACCAGACCCATCCGAAGCTATAG CCTCCACTCCTATTGGAACTGCCATCGTTAAGTATAACTACCAGGCCCAACAGCAAGATGAGCTATCGTTAATCAAGGGTACTCGAATACTGATTCTTGAAAAATCCAATGACGGCTGGTGGCGTGGTCAGAGCGGTTCTGCTACAGGATGGTTTCCCAGTAATTATACTACAGAAGAAACCGAAGATGATACTGTGCACACGTATGCCATGGCGGAAAACGTCCTTGACATCGTGGTAGCACTTTACTCATTTAATTCAAATAATGACACAGAGCTCTCATTCGAAAAAGGAGATCGGTTGGAAATTCTCGATAGACCAGTCACTGATCCCGAATG GTACAAGGCTCGTAATAACAATGGTCAAATTGGATTAGTTCCACGAAACTACCTTCAAGAGCTTTCCGAATATCTTGCACAACCCTACCGTAGTAATAACGGAAGTGGTCCGGATTCGTTAGATCGACGGCCTAATGATCAGCAAGCTAATAATAACAATTCAAACTCTGCCAACAGTAACAATAATAATTCCCAGCAGCTAGATCGGCCGCCACTCACCGGAAAAAGCTGGTATTACGGTGCTATTACGCGAAGTCAATGTGATACTGTGCTGAATACTCATGGTCATGATGGCGATTATTTGATCCGAGATAGTGAGACCAAT ATGGGTGATTATTCGGTATCATTGAAAGCTCCTGGGCGCAACAAACATTTTCGTGTGCACGTGGAAGGTAATATGTACTGCATTGGACAGCGAAAGTTTCATACACTAGATCAACTAGTGGATCACTACCAAAGAGCACCTATTTATACCAACAAACAGGGCGAAAAATTGTACTTGGTGCGGCCTCTACCCAAGGCGAACGGAACCTAA